In the genome of Deltaproteobacteria bacterium, the window ACGAGATCGCCGCCGAGGCCGGCGTCGCGAACGGCACCTTCTACAACTACTTCCGCACACGCGAGGAACTGCTCGAAGCGACGAGCCTGCGGATCGCGGGCCGCCTGCACGATGCGATCGGCACGAGCCGCAGCGCGGCCGATGATCCCGCCGAACGCATCGCCATCGGGTGCCGCCGCTTCGTGGGCCAGGTCGAGCAGGACCGCGTCTGGGCCGCCGCCTTGCTGCGCGTCTGGCACAGCACCTCGATCCCGAGCCTGAAAGCGGCCGACCCCCTCCTCGCCGACCTCCGCGCCGGTCGCCGCCGGGGCCGGTTCCATTACTCCGACGAGCACGTCGCCCTCGATCTCGTGCAGGGCACGGTGCTCGCCGGCATGCGGAG includes:
- a CDS encoding TetR/AcrR family transcriptional regulator, whose product is MTRSALEPLRGALRERTRELLLDAAVRVFARKGAGAAAIHEIAAEAGVANGTFYNYFRTREELLEATSLRIAGRLHDAIGTSRSAADDPAERIAIGCRRFVGQVEQDRVWAAALLRVWHSTSIPSLKAADPLLADLRAGRRRGRFHYSDEHVALDLVQGTVLAGMRSVLEGRPPKTYASAIAVAVLRGLGVPPAEAEAISARPLPPLAAPASAPPTGRTRPSRRARR